The Candidatus Baltobacteraceae bacterium DNA window CGTACGACGGATTCGTCTCGCACGGCGATATCGCGGGGTATGCGGCCTACTATAGTCACGCCGTCCTGTTTGCGCCGGGCCGGCCTTTGCGCAGCGTGACGTGGTCGGGTTTCGTGGACCGCTACCACGGCACCGGCGTCGGCCTCAACCAAACCGATCAGAACTACACCTTCGATCTGCTGACGCGGGGACTGATCGACGTCAGCTTGAGCGCCGGTTCGAGTTTCTTACGAATGAATAACGGCGTCTTTTCACCGGTTTCGCAGAACGGGGTCTCCGTGACGTTCGGCAGCGGCGCCTCCAATGCAAGCGTCAACAACGGCGCGCAGCACGGGCAAGGCGCGACGCCAACCACGGTCGCGTTCTATACGGGCCGATTCGGACCGGGGAGCCTGAACTCGTCATCGCTGGCTTCGACGATTCGCGCCGGAAAACGCGGACTTGTTAGCGGCGAGCTCGACGACAATCGGCAATTCCTCGATCGCGGCGGACGGTTCGAACAATGGCTGGAGCGCGTTGCCTATACGTATCAGGCCGGCCCCGACGAATCGTTCGCCCTCGGCGTTCGGCGCATCATCGGAACGCCGCCGGAGCTTGAGATCGACCAAGTACCGTCGTTTCAAAGCGGCTGGAACCTCTCGGCGGCGTTCCACCGAATCGTGGGTCCCAACGAACTCTACGCCGTCTACGGCGATGCGAGCGCGTTCGCAACGTCGCCGCAATTCATCGTCAAATGGATCCATTATTTCGGTGCGGGGAAGGGCACGTAGAGCAAGGCGAGCAGGCCAGCGTCCACGTTCGGAGTAAGGTGACCGGCATGCTCAGTGTCTACGTCGCCGCGCTCGTACTCGGCGCGCTCTCCCCTGCTGCGGCGGCGCCGCACCCGGCGCCCACCTCGACGCCGTTAAAAACTATCGCGCACACGATCTCGACGCCGTTCTGCAGCGCGTTTCGCCGGAATATCGCGCCCGCCATCGGGCACGTGCTCGATAACGATCGCATCATTGCCGCGAGTAAGCCGGCATTCGTGCAGTTTGCCAAAGATCACGCGGCCGCGCTGCACAACGGTTCCCAGGCCGCCGAAGACCTCGACGTCCTGCAGCTGGAGAATATGGTCGGACCGATGGTGCAGAACGTACAGCAGACCGAATCGCTGCTCGGCAGCAACGCCGCCTTTCCCGTCCGCCCGTTAACGAAGGACGACCGGCAAATCGTAACGCTGCGTTCGCAGCTGCTCGGCGTATTGCAAGAGCAAAAAGGCGTGCTCGATTTGATTTCGGGCTTGGTCGATACGCAGCAACTCGGAGAATTGCAGGCGGCCGGGCACGAGTACGACAAGGCGCTCAGCCCCGACGTACGCACGTCCAGTGGCGGCGCGAACTCGCACAACGCGCCGTCCGATTCGCCGACGACGGCGCCGGATTCGCTCGTCAACGCGGGCCTGCCGAGCAAGAACCCCGGCGGACTTCCCGACGTGAGTAAGCTCAACACCGACTCGGCGCTCGCCAACAATCCGATCTTCGCTTTTCCGCGTCAGGTCGGAACCTACCAGCAGCGCATCTCGGCCCGCGAGGACGTTACCGCGACCGGCGTTCGCAATGCGATTCCGCTCTGCGGCGGTCACAACGCGGGCGCGCCCGCGCCCTCACCGTCGCCGCAGCCGTAACCGCCGCCGCCCGGCGTTGCGATAACGAGCGTATCTCCCGGCACGAGATCGAGCGTCGTCTTTGCCGGCAGCACCGTCGTTCGCGCGTCGCGTACGAGTGCGTGCCGTCCGGTTGCGCCGGCGCCGCCGCCGCGGGCGCCCGACGGCGCGACGGCATGCCGTTCGGCGAGCAGCGACACCCGCGCGCTGCCGTCGGTGAGTTCGAGCGCCCGAATCAACCCGTCGCCGCCGCGAAATCGCCCCGCGCCGCCGGTACCGTCGGCGAATTCGTAGCGCGTGACGCGTAGCGGAAACTCCCGCTCGATCGCTTCGATCGGCGTGTTGAGCGTATTGGTCATGTGGCATTGTATGCCGGAGAGGCCGTCGCTCGTGGGGCGCGCGCCCATACCGCAGCCGTTGGTTTCGTAAAACGCCCAGCTTTCGCCCGAGGCCCGCACGCCGCCGATCATCACGTTGCTCATCGTACCGCCGCTCGGAGCCGGCACGCGATCGGGCGCGGCAAGCGCCAGCGCCGCGAGCACGACGTCGGCGTTGCGCGTGCTGGTCTCGACGTTGCCGCCGGAGACGGGCGCGGGGCGGCGCGGATTGAGCAGCGTACCGACGGGCACGTCCACGGTCACCGGACGAAAGCAGCCGTCGTTCATCGGAATACTCGGATCGGTGACCGCGCGCAGCGCGTAATAGACGCCCGAAAGGGTGACGCCGTAGACCGCGTTCATTGGAAAGGCGACCTGCTGCGCCGTTCCAGCATAATCGAAGTGCGCGCTGCCGTCGCGAAGCGTCAAACGCAGGGCGATGCGGATCGACGGCCGGCCCGCGCGATCCTCGAGGACGTCGCTGCTTTCGAAGACGCCGTCGCCGAGCGCGCGCAAGGCGTTGCGCATGCGGCGTTCGCTTTCGTTGAGGATCCGCTCCAGCGCCGCTTCGACGACGGGCTCGCCGTAGCGGGCGTAGAGTTCGAGGAGCCGCCGCTCGCCCGTGTGGTTGCCGGCGAGCTGCGCGCGGAGGTCGCCGCTGCGCGCGTGCGGCGTACGCGAGTTGGCTCGAAAAATGGCGATCGTTGAAGTCACGACGCGATCGTCGCGCACGAGGCGAATCGGCGGCACGATCAAGCCTTCGGCGAAGAGTTCGGGCGCATCGGCCGACATCGAACCGGGTACCATGCCGCCGACGTCGGTATGATGCGCTTTGTTGGCCGCATAGCCGACGAGCGTCGAGTTGAAATAGATCGGGCGAATGACGGTGACGTCGTTGAGATGGGTGCCCGAGAGATACGGATCGTTGACGACCCACATCTCGCCTTCGCGTACGCCGCCGTCCTGCGCCTCGATTGCATCGAGCGTCGCGCGCAATCCCCACGGCAGCGATCCCAGGTGCACCGGAATATGCTCGGCTTGTGCGATCAGCCGGCCGCGCCGATCGAAGAGCGCGCACGAATGGTCGAGCCGTTCCTTGATGTTCGCCGAATACGCGCTATTGCGAACCGCGATGCCCATCTCTTCGCTTGCGTAGATAAGCGAACTCTTGATCACTTCGCTCACGATCGGGTCGACGGCACCGACCTTCATGCGACGGGTTTTCCGAAGCCGGTAAAAGCGATCAGCCCGCTAAAGGGACCGGCTTCGACGAACGCGTCGATCCAGAGCGCGCGCGCTCGCAGCAGATGTTTCTCACGGTCGGCGGCGATTCGCGCCAGCAACGAGCCGCCGTCCGCGCGCGCGAGTTCGATCAGCAGCGCGCAATCGTGTACGTCGCCGAGGGCCCCGACCAACTGCGCGAGGCGCTCGGTCGCGGCGCCAAGTTCCGGCCGATTCCGGTGGCCGCTCTCGAGCAGATAGCGCAAGCGCTTTCCGGCCAACCGCAGCGCGTGCAGGCGAGCGTCGTCGTTCTGCGATGCGAGGTCGCGCGCGCTCTCGAGCATTTCGGCAAACCGCACGCCGAGCGAGCGCCGCAGGGCGTCGATGGCCGGGTCCGCCGGCTCGATCCGCAATTGACGCGGCGTCATTGCGAGACCCGTAAGAACGCATCGAGACGGTTCTCCGCTTTGCGTTTGCGGCGCGCGACGGCGCTGCGAAGGCGTTCGATCGCCTCGCGCTCTTCGAGCGTGGAGGCCGCCCGATAAGCGCGCAACCGCTGCAGATGCACGTCTGCATCGCGCACCTTTCCCAGCCATTTGCGCAAGGCTCGAACGCGCGGCGCGAGGGCGGGTTCCTCGTCCACGCAAGCCGGGAAGTCCTCCAAGATCGCGAGCAGCCGTGCCGCGGCCTTGCGGGCGCGGTGAACGCGTTTTGCCGACGGCTTCTTTTCGAAGCGTCGCAGCGCGCGCTCCATGTGCGCGCGCGCCCGCTCGCAGGCATCGACCGCCCAATCGCCGATCGTTCCGGCCGTCTCGTTCACAACGCACGCTCCAGGGTGAGAATATCCCCGTCCTGCGCGCGCCAACCCGGCGGGACGTAGGCGCAGGTGTCGTATTGCTCGACGAGCGCCGGCCCGTCGATCGCCGGCGGAAGATGCTCGCGCGTGTAGACCGGCGTCGGCCGAAAAGCGCCGTCGATAAACACGTCGCGCGTGGCCGGCGCGGGCGCGGGAGTTGCGGCGGCACGCGTTCGATCGGCGCGCGGAGCACGAGCCAGGTTGCCGATTGCCGTAAGCCGCGCGTTGACCAGCTCCACCGCTTCGTCGCGGACCGCGTATCCATACCGGCGTTCGTGCTTGCGGTGAAAGCTCTCGGCGATCGCATCGATCGAATCGCCGTGTTCGATATCGAGCTCGAAGCTCTGTCCGCGATAGCGCATGTCGTATTCGCGCACGAAACCGATGGCGGCGTCGTCGACACCCTGCTCGCGCAGCGCTTGGCGGCCTTCCTCTTCCAGACCGGCGAAGAGCGCTTGCAATTCGTCGCAATCGAACGCGGAGAGTTCGCGTAAGACCGGCCGCACGAAACTGGCGCGCATTTCGGCGACGAGCAACCCGTAGGCGGAGAAGACGCCGGGATGGCGCGGGACGAGCACGCGTGCGATGCCGAGCTCCTCCGCGAGCGCGCAGGCGTGCAGCGGACCGTTGCCGCCGAACGCGATCATGGCGAACTCGCGCGGATCGAGTCCCCGTTCGACCGTGACGATGCGCAGCACTTTGGCCATCTCGCTATCGACGAGCGTAAGAATGCCGCTCGCGGCCGCCTCCACCGAGAGCTGCAGCGCTTGCGCGAGCGTCGCAACCGCGTCGCGCGAACGGCGCGCGTCGATCGGAAACGTCCCGCCGACCAGGTGCGTTTGATTCAAACGCCCGAGCACGACGTTGGCATCGGTGACCGTCGCGCGATCGGAGCGTCCGTAACAGGCGGGACCGGGGTCGGCGCCGGCCGAGAGCGGCCCGACGCGTAGCGATCCGCCGTCGTCGATCCACGCGACCGTGCCGCCGCCCGCGCTAATCTCGGCGAGATCGACGAACGGAAAACGCACGGGATAGCCGCTGCCCTTGATCGAGCGTCCGGAGTGCGTGGAGCCCGCCGCCTCGAATTCGCCGACGACTTGCACCGCGCCGTCGGCGATCGTGCCGGCCTTTGCGGTTGTGCCGCCCATATCGAACGAGAGCACTTTCTCGAGGGCTAATTGACGCGCGGTTTCGGCCGCGGCGATGACGCCCGAGGCCGGCCCGCTCTCGATGATCGTTGCCGGCCGCGCCGCGGCGCGTTGCGCGGTCGCCATGCCGCCGTTGCTTTGCATGACGTAGAGCGGCGCGGTGATGCCGTCGTCGTGCAACGCCCGAACCAACCGCTCGATGTACCGGCGGACGATCGGCAAGAGCGCGGCGTTAACGACGGTCGTGGAGAAGCGCTCGTACTCGCGATACTCCGGATCGATCTCCGCGGAAGACGTAATCGGTATGCCGGGCAGCGCGCGAGCGATCGCTCGCGCGAGGCGCCGTTCGTGCGCGTCGTTTGCGTAAGCGTGGAGCAGCCCGATCGCGACGGCATCGACGTTACGAGCGCGCAGTTCGGCGATCGCGCGCTCGATCTCGGCATCTTCGAGCGCGACGAGCACGTTGCCGGAAAAGTCCATGCGCTCGCGCACGCCGATGCGATCCGCACGCGCGACCAGCGGCTTGGGGCGCGTCACGAACAGATTGTAGACTTCGCTGCGATTCTGCCGCCCGATCTCGATGACGTCGCGAAACCCCTCGGTGGTGACGAACGCCACCCGCGGCAACTCGAGATGCATCTGCCCGAGCAGCGCGTTGGTTGCGATCGTCGTCGAATGGGAGAGCCATTCGATATGCGGGGCCGTTGCATACCGTGCCCGCAGTTCGCGCATAGCTTCAAGCACGCCGCGCTCCGGTGCCTGAGGCGTGGAAGCAACTTTGAGCGCGACGATCTCGCCGCTAGCCGTATCGACGGCGACGAGGTCCGTAAACGTCCCCCCGACGTCGATCCCAACGCGAAGTCTCGTGGCCGTTGGCAAAATGGGCACCCCGCCCTCGATTCAACACGACTGGCGGAACGTCTCTTGGCAATGCAGGTGGAAATCGAAAGGCCGCTCTCGCGAGCGGCCCGGCCGGTTGACTTGACAGCAAGGAGATTGACATCGAACATATGTTCGATTAGGATGATCTCCCATGCTTGCGGCGATAGAACCCGATCCCCGGCGAACAGCCTTCCAGGCCCTTAAGGCCGGAATGGATTTGGGGAGCGCGCGCGCCATCGTTCAGCCTGGAGAACGCCTGCTTTCGACCGGCTTTCCGGAGCTGGACCGGGCCCTAGGCGGCGGTTTTCCACGCGGGGCGATCGGGACGCTCGAAGGGGGCCTCAGCTCCGGCCGCACGGCTATTGCCGCCGGCTTGTTGGCGGTCGCCACCAGCCGGGGATTGGCGGCGGTGGTCGACGATGGCTCGCTGTATCCGCCCACGCTGGCAGCGGCCGGAGTGCGGCTGGACCGGCTGCTGGTGGTGGCTGCTGCCACGACCCTGGGCATCGCCCGGGCGGCCGATATTCTCTTACGGTCGCGGGCCTTCGAAGTGATCGTCGCGCCGGGCGCCGCGCTCAAGGCAACGGTGTGGTCGCGGTTGGCGGGACTCGCGCAGAAAGCCGATGCGCTGTTGGTCACACTAGGGCCGGAGGCGCGTTCCGAACTTGGATACTTTGCGAGCGCTCGCGTGGGATGCGCGATCGAACGCGTGCTCTGGTGTAACGAATCGGGACCTTTCTGCGAACTCGCCGGCTACGATATCTCGGCGCGCGTACTTAAACATCGCCGTGCGGCACCCGGCGCGATCGCCCGCCTGCGCGTTCTCTCAAACGGAAGCGGCGCAGTCGTACGCGAGCGCCTCGTCGGGAACCGCCGGCTCACTGCTGTGGCCTATTAGGAACGTCTTTTTATGCTCTGCGTCTACGTTCCCAACTACGCACTCGCCGTTGCGCGCCGCGATCGCCCCGATCTCGGCGACGTTGCGGCACTGCTGGCCGATAAACCCGATCGCGGACGCGTTCTCGCGCTCGACGAACGCGCCGCGGCATGCGGGGCGCGCGTCGGACAGACGGTCGTGCAGGCGCGCGCCTCGGCTAACGACGCGTGCGTGCTGGTACACGATCCGATTCGCTCGCATCTGGTTTGGAGCGACATGCTCGACGCGCTCGATGCGGTTTCGCCGCTGGTCGACGACACGGCCGAAGGGCTCGCCTATCTCGAGATGCGCGGCATCGACGGCGCTCCATCCGATTGGATCGCGCGCGCGCATACGGTGCTGCGCGATTTCGATCTGCCGCTGCGCGTAGCGATCGCACCGAATAAGTTTCTCGCGCACGCGGCGGCCAGCGTGGCCGACGGATACGTTTGCGGGCGAGAAGACGTGCGCGCGCTGCTCGAGCCGCTGCCGGTCGAACTGCTCGATCTCGACCCGAAGACGATCGAACGCTTGGGGCTGCTGGGCGTGCGCGCGCTCGGCGACCTCGCGCGCCTACCGCATGGTCCGCTCGTCCGTCGCTTCGGAAAGAGCGCGGCCACGTGGCACGCGCGAGCCAACGGAAACGACCCGACGCCGCTCTTGCCGCGCGCGCACGAGATACAGATCGATGCAGCGATGTACGGCGAAGGCACGGCCGATCGCGAAGAACAGCTCTACTTTGCCTTGCGTATGTTGACCGACCGCGTCTGTTCGGATCTCGCGCGGATGGGTAAAGGTGCGGCGATGGTCCAGGTGAGTTTCGAATGTGAGAGCGGCGATAACCGCCGCATGGAGGTCGGGCTGGCTCAAGCGACGGCCGATTCGCGCATGATGCTCGATGTCGTACGCGCGAAACTCGAGGGGCAAGCGTTCGAGTCGCCGGTCGTGGGCTTGCGAGTAGCGGTCATGCGCTTGGAAGAGCTCGGCACCCCCGCCACGCTCTTCGCGCAACGCGAACCGGATCCGCAGGCGATCGCACTGGCGCTCGCACGTCTGGAGAACGCGCTCGGTGCGAGCGGAACGCGAATGCGCGCGCAAGCGGCCCACTGTTTCGAGCAGCGATTCACCGCCGAAGCCTTTGCCGTTGGTGCGGGTGAGGCGCCCACAACTGCGAATGCGGCGCATCCGGTGCCGCAGTTGCGGTTGCTCGCGGTGCGCGAGATCGACGTCGTCATACGGGCCAACGAGCCGGTGCTCGTTGGATCGCCCCCACGAGCCGTGACCGATTGTGCGGGGCCCTGGCGCATCGACGAAGGCTGGTTCGATGGCCCGGTCGTCCGCGACGAATACGACGTATTATTAGAAGACGGTCAACTGTATCGCATCTATCGCCAAGGCGAACGCTGGTATCTTCGAGGAGCCTATGATTGAAGCAGTAGCCGATACCGGTTGCCAACGGTTTCAGCGCGTCGCGTGGGATTGGCTGCAAAGCGGCGAGAGCACGCGAACCAATCATCTGCTCTCGCCGCTCGAAGAACTTTGCGGCTATAACTACGGCTTCGTCTATCTCATGCGGATCGACGACGCATCGGTAAAGATCGGCTTCTCCGAACACCCGCAACGCCGTTTGCGAGAACTCAAAGCGGAGTACGGCGAAGGTATCGGCCTGAAAGCCTGCTTCGTCGGCGAAGCGTCATCCGAGCGTTTCGCGCATCGGCGATTTGCGAGCCTGCGCATTCGCAACGAGTTGTTCTATCCGCATCCAACGATCGAGGCCTACTTCGCGAGTTCGCGCAAACAGATGCACGATGCGATCCGCCAACTGCACGTCTGCA harbors:
- a CDS encoding hydantoinase B/oxoprolinase family protein; protein product: MKVGAVDPIVSEVIKSSLIYASEEMGIAVRNSAYSANIKERLDHSCALFDRRGRLIAQAEHIPVHLGSLPWGLRATLDAIEAQDGGVREGEMWVVNDPYLSGTHLNDVTVIRPIYFNSTLVGYAANKAHHTDVGGMVPGSMSADAPELFAEGLIVPPIRLVRDDRVVTSTIAIFRANSRTPHARSGDLRAQLAGNHTGERRLLELYARYGEPVVEAALERILNESERRMRNALRALGDGVFESSDVLEDRAGRPSIRIALRLTLRDGSAHFDYAGTAQQVAFPMNAVYGVTLSGVYYALRAVTDPSIPMNDGCFRPVTVDVPVGTLLNPRRPAPVSGGNVETSTRNADVVLAALALAAPDRVPAPSGGTMSNVMIGGVRASGESWAFYETNGCGMGARPTSDGLSGIQCHMTNTLNTPIEAIEREFPLRVTRYEFADGTGGAGRFRGGDGLIRALELTDGSARVSLLAERHAVAPSGARGGGAGATGRHALVRDARTTVLPAKTTLDLVPGDTLVIATPGGGGYGCGDGEGAGAPAL
- a CDS encoding CHAD domain-containing protein, with product MERALRRFEKKPSAKRVHRARKAAARLLAILEDFPACVDEEPALAPRVRALRKWLGKVRDADVHLQRLRAYRAASTLEEREAIERLRSAVARRKRKAENRLDAFLRVSQ
- a CDS encoding hydantoinase/oxoprolinase family protein encodes the protein MPILPTATRLRVGIDVGGTFTDLVAVDTASGEIVALKVASTPQAPERGVLEAMRELRARYATAPHIEWLSHSTTIATNALLGQMHLELPRVAFVTTEGFRDVIEIGRQNRSEVYNLFVTRPKPLVARADRIGVRERMDFSGNVLVALEDAEIERAIAELRARNVDAVAIGLLHAYANDAHERRLARAIARALPGIPITSSAEIDPEYREYERFSTTVVNAALLPIVRRYIERLVRALHDDGITAPLYVMQSNGGMATAQRAAARPATIIESGPASGVIAAAETARQLALEKVLSFDMGGTTAKAGTIADGAVQVVGEFEAAGSTHSGRSIKGSGYPVRFPFVDLAEISAGGGTVAWIDDGGSLRVGPLSAGADPGPACYGRSDRATVTDANVVLGRLNQTHLVGGTFPIDARRSRDAVATLAQALQLSVEAAASGILTLVDSEMAKVLRIVTVERGLDPREFAMIAFGGNGPLHACALAEELGIARVLVPRHPGVFSAYGLLVAEMRASFVRPVLRELSAFDCDELQALFAGLEEEGRQALREQGVDDAAIGFVREYDMRYRGQSFELDIEHGDSIDAIAESFHRKHERRYGYAVRDEAVELVNARLTAIGNLARAPRADRTRAAATPAPAPATRDVFIDGAFRPTPVYTREHLPPAIDGPALVEQYDTCAYVPPGWRAQDGDILTLERAL
- a CDS encoding DNA polymerase Y family protein gives rise to the protein MLCVYVPNYALAVARRDRPDLGDVAALLADKPDRGRVLALDERAAACGARVGQTVVQARASANDACVLVHDPIRSHLVWSDMLDALDAVSPLVDDTAEGLAYLEMRGIDGAPSDWIARAHTVLRDFDLPLRVAIAPNKFLAHAAASVADGYVCGREDVRALLEPLPVELLDLDPKTIERLGLLGVRALGDLARLPHGPLVRRFGKSAATWHARANGNDPTPLLPRAHEIQIDAAMYGEGTADREEQLYFALRMLTDRVCSDLARMGKGAAMVQVSFECESGDNRRMEVGLAQATADSRMMLDVVRAKLEGQAFESPVVGLRVAVMRLEELGTPATLFAQREPDPQAIALALARLENALGASGTRMRAQAAHCFEQRFTAEAFAVGAGEAPTTANAAHPVPQLRLLAVREIDVVIRANEPVLVGSPPRAVTDCAGPWRIDEGWFDGPVVRDEYDVLLEDGQLYRIYRQGERWYLRGAYD
- a CDS encoding GIY-YIG nuclease family protein, translating into MIEAVADTGCQRFQRVAWDWLQSGESTRTNHLLSPLEELCGYNYGFVYLMRIDDASVKIGFSEHPQRRLRELKAEYGEGIGLKACFVGEASSERFAHRRFASLRIRNELFYPHPTIEAYFASSRKQMHDAIRQLHVCSAECPQLNRRLDLRMLGAWLSR